One Actinomycetospora corticicola genomic window, CGAGGGGGCGCGCCGCGACCGCTGGCGCACCGTCACCCTCGCGGCGGGCGAGGTCCCCGCCGACGCCGACCGGGTCCGGCTCCGGGCGACCGACGACCGCACCGACACGGGCGGCTGGATCGCCTTCACCGGTCCGCGGGTCGTGGCTCCGGTGCCGCTCGACCGCTGGCTCGCCGACCGGGGTCCGGTGCTCGTGGACTGGGCGGTCGCGTTCGCGTGGCCGTGCGCGGGCGAGCTGCCGCGGGTCGCGGGCGGGACCGCGCAGACCCCCGGCGCGATCATCACCACCCCGACCGCACCGTTCGACCCGGTGCCCGGCGAGCGCACCACCAACCCCAGCCCGCCGGGCGACATCGTCCCGGAGCGGTGGACCGGTGGCACCGGCGGTCTGTTCCTCGGACGCGACTCCGGCGGCAGCTTCGCCGGGCTGGAGGCCGCCGGGTCCCTGCGCGAGCTCGACACCCGCCTGCCCGACGAACCCGGTCGACGGTGGGGTCGGGTGCTCGTGCCGGACCTCGGCGACCTGGAGACCGACCGCTACGACGTCACGACGACCACCCGGACCCTCCCCGGCACGGAGGGCGACCCGGCTCCGGAGGTGCGCTGACAGTGCTCCTCGGGGTCCTGCCCGGGAGTGGCGACGGGGTTCTCGGGCGAGGACGCTTCCGGGGCTTTTCACATCGACGTGAATCGAGCCCGAACAGGGTGAGCCCCCTGGGGGGCGGGGTTCACGCCGACGCGCGGCGTCGATCGGACGCGCGGGGTCGGCGCCGCCGGAGCGCGGACGGCTCACCGGTCGGACCGGTGGGTCCGGTCAGGACGCCGGGGCTCGGTAGCGCTCCTCGAGCTCCCGGACCTCGGTGATGCCGACGATCTCGGTGAAGTGGTCCAACCCGGCGACGTCGAGCTCCTCCAGGGCGCCGGTGGGGGAGCCGTGCTCGGCGAGGTGGCGCAGCATCGTGCGCATGCCGGACGTGGCGGCCAGCAGCGTCGAGACCGGGTAGAGCACGAGCGAGAAGCCCAGCTCGGTCAACCGCGACAACGGCGGCAGCGGGGTCCGCCCGCCCTCGGCGCCGTTGAAGAGCAGCGTGTACCCGGACAGGGCCGAGGCGACCTTCTCCAGGTCGTCGCCGGAGGTGGGCGCCTCGACGAAGAGCACGTCGGCGCCGGCCTCGGCGAAGGCGAGGGCCCGCTCGATGGCGGCGTCGACGCCGAAGGTCTGGGCGGCGTCGGTGCGGGCGATGAGCACGAGGTCGGGGTCGGTGCGCGCGTCGACGGCGGCCCGGATCTTGGCGGTCATCTCCTCGAGCGGCACGACCTCCTTGCCCGCGAGGTGCCCGCACTTCTTCGGCATCACCTGGTCCTCGAGGTGCAGTGCCGCGACCCCGGCCTGCTCGTACTCGCGGACGGCGCGGATGACGTTGATCGGGTTGCCGTAGCCGGTGTCCGCGTCGGCGATCAGCGGCACGTCGACCACCGACGCCATCCGCCGCGCGTTGTCCACCATCTCGGCCTGGCCGAGGAGCCCGACGTCGGGACGGCCGAGCAGCGAGGCGGTGGTCCCGAAGCCGGTCATGTACACGACGTCGAAGCCGGCCTGCTCCACGAGCCGCGCGGAGAGGGCGTCGTAGGCGCCGGGCGCGACGACGGGCTCCCCGGACGCCAGCAGCTCGCGCAGCCGCGCGCGCCGTCCGGTGGGGTGGCTGAGCAGGTCGGCCATGTCGGTCCCTCCAGTTTGTGTACAACCGCCGAAGTTCTGCTGGATTTCCGGCGGGACTCACCATACGTTGCACACAACGCGGAGCGGGAGGTGTGATGGCGACGACTCTGACGGCCCGGGCGAGCGAGCGTGCACACCTCGCGCTGCGCGACGAGATCCTCCGCGGCGTCCTCGCTCCGGGCACCCGGCTGGGCGAGGTCGAACTGGCCGACCGCCTCGGTGTCTCGCGCACCCCCGTCCGGGAGGCCCTCTCCCGGCTCGCGGCGGAGGGACTCGTCGAGGTGCTCCCGCACCGTGGTGCGCGGGTGGTCAGCTTCTCGGCCGACGATCTCGACGGCATCTTCGACGTCCGGCTCGCCCTGGAACCGCGCGCGACCGGACGGGCGGCCACGCGGGTGACCGCGGAGGACCTGGCGGCCCTCGACGACCTCGCCACGCACATGCTGGCGATCGGTGCCCCGGGTCCGGACCAGGACCTCGACGCGCTCGTCGGGCTCAACCGCGACTTCCACGCGCGGCTGCTCGACGTGGCCGCGGCGCCCGCGTTGTCGGCGGCGCTGGCGAACGTCGTGCACCTCCCGGTGGTCCTGCGCACCTTCCACGCCTACGACCCGGCGTCGCTGGCCCGCAGCCTGGCCCACCACGCCGAGATCGTCGCGGCGCTGCGGGTCGCCGACGCCGACTGGGCGAGCGCCGTCATGCGCAGCCACCTCCGCAACGCCCGGGCCGTGATGGTGAGGAACAGCTCGTGACCAATCCGCACGGCTCCCACTTCGCCGGCCGCCTGGGGTGGGGGAGCAGCCCCGCCGTCGTGGTGGTCGACCTCGTCCGCGCCTACACCGCGCCCGGCGGGCCGTTCTTCCTCGACGGCCAGCAGGACCGGGTCCTCGTCGCGGCCGCCGACCTCCTCGCGGCCGCGCGGGCCGCGGCGCTGCCCGTCGTCTGGACGGTCGTGCGCTACGCCCCGGACCTCGCCGACGGCGGGTTCTTCCCGGCCAAGGTCCCGGCCCTCGCGTGTTTCGCCGAGGGTGCCGACGGCGGGTGGGGGGAGCTCGCGCTCGCGCCGGCGGCCGACGACGCCCTCGTGGTCAAGCAGCACGCCTCCGCGTTCGCCGGGACCTCGCTCGCCGGGACGCTGCGGGCCCGGGGGGTGGACACCGTCGTCGTCGCGGGGGTCTCGACGTCGGGCTGCGTCCGCGCCACCGCGACGGACGCCCTGGCCGCGGGCTTCCGACCCGTCGTCGTGAACGAGGCCTGCGGCGACCGGAGCGTCGCGCTCCACGAGAACAACCTGGCCGATCTCGACGCGAAGTACGCCGACGTCGTCGGACTCGCCGAAGCACTCACCCACCTCGGAGGTCAGCACTGATGCAGTACGGCGTCTTCATCCCCAACGCCACCAACGGCTACATCCTCTCGACGGGCAGCCCGCAGTACCGGCCGAGCTTCGCGCACAACGTCGCGATCACGCAGGAGGCCGAGAAGCAGGGCCTGGACTTCGTGCTCTCGATGATGAAGCACCGTGGCTCGGGCGGGCCGAGCGACTTCTGGGGCGAGTGCCTGGAGTCGTTCACGCTGTTCGGCGGGCTGGCCGCGGTCACCGAGAAGATCGGGCTCTACCCCTCGGTGACCACGCTCGCGACGCACCCGATCATGGCGGCCCGCATGGTCGCGACGATCGACGAGATCTCGGGCGGACGCTGCGGGCTCAACATCGTCACCGGCTGGAACAAGCCGGAGTACACGCAGATGGGCCTCTGGCCCGGCGACGACTACTTCAACCGGCGCTACGAGTACGCCGCGGAGTACGTCGAGGTGCTGCGGGCGCTCTGGAGCGACGGCCCGACGACCTACCACGGCGAGTTCTTCAATTTCGACGAGGCCGACATGCGGCCGAAGCCGCTGCACACGCCGACCGTGGTGTGTGCGGGGCAGTCGCCGGCCGGGCAGGCGTTCACGGCGAAGCACGGCGACCGGAACTTCATCATGGCCGAGCGCTCGAAGGTCGGGACGATCGCGGGCGGCGTGCGCGACCTCAGCGCGGGGGAGGGCCGCGACGTCGGCACCTTCGCGCTGTACTGCATCATCGCCGAGGAGACCGACGAGGCCGCGGACAAGCTCTGCGACCACATCGTCGCCAACGCCGACCTCGAGGCCATCAGCTACATGACGACGGGGGCCTCGCTGGACACCAACCCCGACGGCACCTCGGCGCAGCTGCTCGCGTCGCTGGAGCGGCCGGCGTCCGAGGGCAACATGGCCTTCCTGTCGCTGCCGGTGATCAAGGGCTCCTACGAGCGGGTCGCCGCTCAGCTCGACGAGATCGCCGTGACCACCGGGATCACGGGCGCCCTGCTGACCTGGCCGGACTTCGTCGACGGCGTCACCAAGTTCGGCGAGCGGGTCAAGCCGTTGCTGAAGGACGCCGCGCAGGCGCCGGCGGCCGCCTGATAGTCATGTCGGCGTGAGCGTGCTCTCCGCCCCCCAGGTACCGATGCTGTTCGTCGAGCTCGACGCGGTCCGCCGCACCGAGGCCGACCTGGGGCGGCCCTACCGGGGACCGCTCGACGTCGAGGTGCACCTGGACGCGGTGGAGCGGCTGCGGCTGTGGAAGGCCGGGGGTGGGCGGGCCGTCGGGTTCGCCCACCTGCCGGCCGTGGCGAGGGGCGAGCTCGCCGAGGACGTGGCGGTCCGCCTGCTCTGGACGATCCACGAGCGGGCGGGCAACCCGTTCGACACCCTCGTGCACTGCCCGCACGACCCCGACGCCGCGACGCCCGACCTCTCCCGCTGCTGGTGCCGGCCGCCCCTGCCCGGGCTGCTCATCGCCGGGCAGGAACAGGTCGCGCTGCGCCAGCGGGAGCGCTACCCGGTGTGGATGGCGCTCGTGGTGGCCGCGAGCGAGCCGGTGCGGGCGCTCGCGGAGGGGCTCGGGCTCGACGTCGTCGACGCCGCCGCGTGGCGGTGGGGCGCGGCCGGGTGACCTTCGTCGGTCGTCCGTCCGATAGGCGCTGACCTGGGCGAATGACGCGGAACGTCCGGTGGCCGGGAGGTGGCGGACAGGTGTATGCCTGAGCTACACAACTTCTCTCGCGACACATGGGGTGAGTGTCTTGAGCGATCGTCCGATGTCCGAGCGCAAGCACGTCGTGCCGACGCCGCCGTCGCACTGCTGGGAGGTGCGCGGCTGGCAGCCGCCGCCCCCGCCGTCGGAGGACGACGCCGGCTGGCGCACCGTCGCGTTCTGCCCCTCCCACGACGACGCGGTGGTCATCGCCCACGCGCTGGTCGCGGGGAGCGGTCCCGACGGCGGGTCCGGGCTCGCCTCGGTGCCGGCCCGCCCCTTCGAGTACGTCGAGGTGTGGGGCCCCTCGGAGCAGGCGGGCGGCCGGTCGCACACCTGCGAGCGTTACCCGGAACCGGACCCGCAGGAGCGGCGGGCGATGTGGCTGCGCGCTGCATCCTCGCTCTACACCGACGGGCTCAGCGTCTGACAGGGGTGTCTGTTCTGTCCGGCCCCGTGCGCGCAAACGCGTACGCCGCCGTGACAGGATGGATGCATGGGCACGGCGACGCGGGACGCGTTCTTCGAAGCCGCGCTCGGCCTGCTCGCCGCCGGGCACGACGACGGGTCCGCCCGCGACATCACGTCCCGCGCCGGGCTGAAGCTCGCGCCGCTGTGCCGGGCGGTGGGCGTGACGACGGGGTCGTTCTACCACCACTTCGACGGGTGGGACGGGTTCGTCGTGGCGCTGCTCGAGCACTGGGAGACCACCGAGACGGCCCGCCTGGTGGAGGCCGCCTCGCGGGAGGCCGACGCGGGTGAGCGGCTGGCGCTGCTCACCCACCTCGCCCTGACCTTCCCGCACGAGGCCGAGGCCGCGATCCGGGCGTGGGCGCACGTCGACGGGCGGGTCGCCCGGGTGCAGCGCCGCGTGGACGACGCCCGACGCCAGGTGGTGGCGGCCTGCGTGCGGGAGCTGCGGCCCGACGACGGCGACGAGATCGCCGACCTCGCCGTCGATGCCCTGATCGGCTTCCAGTCGCGGCTGTGCCCGATGGACATCGAGGTGCTGCGCCGACGGTTCGCCCTCGTGCTGCGCCTCAGCGAGCTTCCGACCCCGGACGGGCTGGTCCCGCAGCGCTAGGGTGATCACC contains:
- a CDS encoding GntR family transcriptional regulator, whose translation is MATTLTARASERAHLALRDEILRGVLAPGTRLGEVELADRLGVSRTPVREALSRLAAEGLVEVLPHRGARVVSFSADDLDGIFDVRLALEPRATGRAATRVTAEDLAALDDLATHMLAIGAPGPDQDLDALVGLNRDFHARLLDVAAAPALSAALANVVHLPVVLRTFHAYDPASLARSLAHHAEIVAALRVADADWASAVMRSHLRNARAVMVRNSS
- a CDS encoding isochorismatase family protein; its protein translation is MTNPHGSHFAGRLGWGSSPAVVVVDLVRAYTAPGGPFFLDGQQDRVLVAAADLLAAARAAALPVVWTVVRYAPDLADGGFFPAKVPALACFAEGADGGWGELALAPAADDALVVKQHASAFAGTSLAGTLRARGVDTVVVAGVSTSGCVRATATDALAAGFRPVVVNEACGDRSVALHENNLADLDAKYADVVGLAEALTHLGGQH
- a CDS encoding isocitrate lyase/PEP mutase family protein, which produces MADLLSHPTGRRARLRELLASGEPVVAPGAYDALSARLVEQAGFDVVYMTGFGTTASLLGRPDVGLLGQAEMVDNARRMASVVDVPLIADADTGYGNPINVIRAVREYEQAGVAALHLEDQVMPKKCGHLAGKEVVPLEEMTAKIRAAVDARTDPDLVLIARTDAAQTFGVDAAIERALAFAEAGADVLFVEAPTSGDDLEKVASALSGYTLLFNGAEGGRTPLPPLSRLTELGFSLVLYPVSTLLAATSGMRTMLRHLAEHGSPTGALEELDVAGLDHFTEIVGITEVRELEERYRAPAS
- a CDS encoding LLM class flavin-dependent oxidoreductase, which codes for MQYGVFIPNATNGYILSTGSPQYRPSFAHNVAITQEAEKQGLDFVLSMMKHRGSGGPSDFWGECLESFTLFGGLAAVTEKIGLYPSVTTLATHPIMAARMVATIDEISGGRCGLNIVTGWNKPEYTQMGLWPGDDYFNRRYEYAAEYVEVLRALWSDGPTTYHGEFFNFDEADMRPKPLHTPTVVCAGQSPAGQAFTAKHGDRNFIMAERSKVGTIAGGVRDLSAGEGRDVGTFALYCIIAEETDEAADKLCDHIVANADLEAISYMTTGASLDTNPDGTSAQLLASLERPASEGNMAFLSLPVIKGSYERVAAQLDEIAVTTGITGALLTWPDFVDGVTKFGERVKPLLKDAAQAPAAA
- a CDS encoding TetR/AcrR family transcriptional regulator; its protein translation is MGTATRDAFFEAALGLLAAGHDDGSARDITSRAGLKLAPLCRAVGVTTGSFYHHFDGWDGFVVALLEHWETTETARLVEAASREADAGERLALLTHLALTFPHEAEAAIRAWAHVDGRVARVQRRVDDARRQVVAACVRELRPDDGDEIADLAVDALIGFQSRLCPMDIEVLRRRFALVLRLSELPTPDGLVPQR